CCCGCGAAGTCCTCCATCGCCGACCTACTCCCTCGGCAGGGCCATCTCGGCCAGGCGTGACCAGTCCTCACCCGGCACCTCGACGTTGACGATGCGCGGGACCTCGGCCAGCGCCTGCGGTTGGTCGACCACCGCCTTCTTGAAGTGCTCGGAGCTCACGTGCGCCGCGCCGGCGGCACCGTCGCGGAAGGCCTCCAGCAGGACGAACTCATCCGGGTCGTCGACGCTGCGCGACCAGTCGAACCACAGGTTCCCCGGCTCGGCGCGGGTGGCCGCGGTGAAGTCGGCGACCAGGTC
This Actinomycetes bacterium DNA region includes the following protein-coding sequences:
- a CDS encoding putative quinol monooxygenase translates to MIFIVVRFKVKPDWRDRWLDLVADFTAATRAEPGNLWFDWSRSVDDPDEFVLLEAFRDGAAGAAHVSSEHFKKAVVDQPQALAEVPRIVNVEVPGEDWSRLAEMALPRE